One genomic segment of Arachis duranensis cultivar V14167 chromosome 4, aradu.V14167.gnm2.J7QH, whole genome shotgun sequence includes these proteins:
- the LOC107486060 gene encoding subtilisin-like protease Glyma18g48580, with the protein MGRYIFYLHLLVLSFLLSTFFLNAAQATKKCYIVYLGAHSHGPNPSSYDLESATNSHHDLLTSTLGSHEKAKEAIIYSYNKHINGFAALLEEEEAAQIAKNPNVVSVFLSKEYKPHTTRSWEFLGLHRRNGMNTAWQKGRYGENTIIANIDTGVWPESKSFSDKGIGPVPTKWRGGNVCEISKVRSSKKTPCNRKLIGARYFSKGYEASIGKIAPSQHTARDFEGHGTHTLSTAGGNFVPGASVFGNGNGTAKGGSPRARVAAYKVCWSTIDETSCHGADVLSAIDQAISDGVDVISISAGGRTEVNPNEIFTDEVSIGAFHALSRNVVVVASAGNEGPTPSSVVNVAPWVFTVAASTIDRDFSSNVTLGNNQQVTGASLFVNLPSSQSFPLILASDARFANATIQNAQLCMPGTLDPAKARGKIVMCLRGGKIRSVAEGQEALSAGAVGVVMENDAQSGNTVLAEPHVLSTTNVPKNNQDKNVHDYYNSTTSPTINMSAARTLLGTKPAPVMASFSSRGPNPIQPSILKPDITAPGVNILASYSLAASASNLPSDTRRGFRFNVLQGTSMSCPHISGVAGLLKTRHPNWSPAAIKSAIMTTATTQDNTNGAIQDAFDNTLATPFAYGSGHVQPDLAMDPGLVYDITILDYLSFLCASGYSQNLIASLNSNKNFICSGSHRVTDLNYPSITLPNLGSDAENVTRTVTNVGPPGTYVANAKLPGFNIVVVPSSLTFKRVGEKKRFQVIVKARSVSQNGNYQFGELKWTNGKHIVRSPIVVRRTS; encoded by the exons ATGGGTCGTTATATCTTTTACCTTCATCttcttgttttatcttttcttctttctactTTCTTTCTGAATGCTGCACAAGCCACCAAAAAG TGCTACATTGTGTACTTGGGAGCACATTCTCATGGTCCAAACCCTTCGTCTTATGACCTTGAATCCGCTACAAATTCTCATCATGATTTACTAACTTCAACCTTGGGAAg CCATGAGAAGGCCAAAGAAGCAATTATTTATTCGTATAATAAACACATAAATGGCTTTGCTGCACTacttgaagaggaagaagcagCACAAATTGCAA AAAACCCAAATGTTGTGTCAGTGTTCTTGAGCAAAGAGTACAAACCACACACTACACGTTCATGGGAGTTTCTTGGACTGCACAGGAGGAATGGTATGAACACAGCATGGCAGAAAGGGAGATATGGTGAAAATACAATCATAGCTAACATTGATACAG GTGTTTGGCCTGAATCTAAGAGTTTTAGTGACAAAGGAATAGGCCCTGTTCCAACAAAATGGCGTGGCGGTAATGTCTGTGAAATTAGCAAAGTTCGTAGTTCAAAAAAAACTCCATGCAACAG GAAACTAATCGGAGCAAGATACTTCAGCAAAGGCTATGAGGCAAGCATAGGCAAAATTGCGCCATCACAGCACACGGCACGTGACTTCGAAGGCCATGGCACCCACACTCTATCAACGGCCGGAGGCAACTTCGTACCCGGCGCAAGCGTTTTCGGCAACGGCAACGGCACCGCAAAGGGTGGATCACCAAGAGCCAGGGTTGCAGCCTACAAGGTGTGCTGGTCAACGATAGACGAGACAAGCTGCCATGGCGCAGACGTGTTGTCCGCCATTGACCAAGCCATCAGCGACGGCGTTGACGTCATCTCCATTTCGGCTGGTGGCAGAACAGAGGTAAACCCTAATGAGATATTCACCGATGAGGTGTCCATAGGAGCGTTCCATGCGCTTTCAAGAaacgttgttgttgttgcttcaGCCGGTAATGAAGGACCCACACCTTCAAGTGTTGTCAACGTGGCTCCATGGGTATTCACGGTTGCTGCTAGCACCATTGATAGGGACTTCAGCAGTAACGTAACTCTTGGTAACAATCAACAAGTCACG GGAGCCAGTCTTTTCGTAAATTTACCATCCAGTCAATCCTTTCCTCTCATCCTTGCATCTGATGCTAGATTTGCTAATGCCACAATTCAAAATGC TCAACTTTGTATGCCTGGAACACTTGATCCAGCAAAAGCAAGGGGCAAAATAGTAATGTGCCTTCGAGGTGGGAAAATAAGGTCGGTTGCTGAAGGCCAAGAAGCTTTATCTGCAGGTGCAGTTGGAGTGGTTATGGAAAACGATGCTCAAAGTGGAAACACAGTTCTAGCTGAGCCTCATGTTTTGTCCACTACAAATGTGCCCAAAAATAATCAGGACAAAAATGTTCATGATTATTACAACAGTACCAC GAGCCCTACTATTAACATGTCTGCAGCAAGAACATTGCTTGGAACAAAGCCAGCTCCAGTTATGGCCTCATTCTCATCTAGAGGTCCAAATCCAATTCAACCATCAATACTCAAG CCTGATATAACTGCACCAGGGGTGAACATACTAGCTTCATATTCCTTAGCAGCAAGTGCATCTAACTTGCCATCAGACACACGCCGCGGGTTCCGGTTCAATGTGCTACAAGGAACTTCCATGTCATGCCCTCATATCTCTGGTGTTGCTGGTCTTCTCAAAACTCGTCATCCAAATTGGTCTCCAGCAGCTATTAAATCCGCAATCATGACCACAG cAACTACTCAAGATAACACCAATGGAGCTATACAAGATGCATTTGATAATACATTAGCCACACCTTTTGCTTATGGTTCAGGGCATGTTCAACCAGACTTAGCCATGGACCCTGGACTTGTTTATGACATTACCATTCTTGATTACTTGAGCTTCTTATGTGCTTCTGGATACAGTCAAAACCTCATAGCATCACTCAATTCCAACAAGAACTTCATATGCTCTGGATCTCACAGAGTAACAGACTTAAATTACCCTTCAATCACATTGCCAAATCTCGGATCTGACGCAGAGAATGTTACTCGCACGGTTACTAATGTTGGACCTCCAGGAACATATGTTGCAAATGCAAAGTTGCCTGGATTTAACATTGTTGTGGTGCCAAGTTCCCTAACGTTCAAGAGAGTTGGTGAGAAGAAGAGGTTCCAAGTAATTGTGAAGGCAAGAAGTGTGAGTCAGAATGGGAATTATCAATTTGGAGAGTTGAAATGGACAAATGGGAAGCACATTGTTAGAAGTCCAATTGTTGTGAGGCGCACATCATGA
- the LOC107486059 gene encoding MDIS1-interacting receptor like kinase 2-like, protein MFITFIMCMILTLPSTQVVGDNEDSEANALLKWRSTLDNHSQSLLSSWNSTTSPCKFEGIQCDNNKSNSVSTIILPNYGLEGTLHGLNFSSFPNLVSIDINNNSFYGTIPPQIGNLSRITNLNMSYNRFDGSIPNEMWALRSLHKLDLSNCLLNGSISANIANLTNLSHLDLGGNNLEGKIPQEIGMLRNLEYLGIAENSLVTGSIPKEIGMLTNLRFLDLSYCPLSGTIPSEIGKLTHLTFLQFIQNNLFGPIPPSILNLTNLTNLLLSTNNFSGPIPSSVGKLVNLEMLDLSQTQMSGPIPDSIGNLTKLTTLYLYQSKFSGQIPSTIGNLVNLNVLVLAENNFSGPIPSTLGNLIRLTDLQLATNKFNGSIPEEMNNVINLGNLQLSENNFVGSLPSQICLGGALTNFSADHNNFTGPVPRTLKNCSSILRIRLDSNHIEGNITEDFGVYPNLDYINLSGNKFYGHISPNWGKCPKLTSLIIGSNNVTGVIPLELVEATNLGMLDLSSNQLVGKVPKELGKLKKLVQVKIGNNLLSGNIPTEIGQLQSLEILNLGGNKLNGAIPKAVVELQKLRELNLSKNKLGGSIPSVFGQSMVSLDLSGNSLDGTIPTSLGGLQHLQVLDLSHNNLSGTIPSKFSLTLEYVNMSDNQLEGPIPNFPAFLNASSFKNNKGLCGNIKGLVQCSTNLKKSSKKHILLLVLIITLVSLAMVLCGVGIAMYFLCRSKRKLRNQSEVQAKEGRVEPHFTIWSYDGKIMFENIIDATKNFDDYYLTGVGSQGHVYKAELPSGQVVAVKKLHNVVVTDGEVSTTKAFTTEVQALTQIKHRNIIKLYGFCSHSQFSFLVYEFLDGGSLDQILSNETHAAEFDWEKRVNVVKGVANALSYMHHDCSPSIIHRDISSKNVLLDSEYEAHVSDFGTAKFLKPGSYCWTTFAGTFGYAAPELAQTMEVNEKCDVYSFGVLALEIIMGKHPGDLISSLMSASTAPIVNDLLLIDILDQRLPQPNPKSSIVEEVILVARLAFSCLTTSPRSRPTMDQVSKALVIGRSTLVDQFPMIRVGQQH, encoded by the exons ATgttcatcacattcatcatgtgtaTGATTCTAACACTCCCTTCAACCCAAGTTGTTGGAGATAATGAAGATAGTGAAGCAAATGCTCTCCTGAAATGGAGATCTACCCTTGACAACCATAGTCAAAGTCTTCTATCATCTTGGAACAGCACCACTAGTCCATGCAAATTTGAAGGAATTCAATGTGATAATAATAAGTCAAACTCTGTCTCCACCATAATTCTTCCAAATTATGGACTTGAAGGTACACTCCATGGACTAAACTTTTCTTCATTTCCCAACCTTGTTAGCATAGACATTAACAACAATTCCTTCTATGGTACCATTCCTCCACAAATTGGTAACTTGTCTAGAATTACCAATTTGAACATGTCTTATAATCGTTTCGATGGTTCAATTCCCAATGAAATGTGGGCACTAAGGTCATTACATAAGCTTGATCTTTCTAACTGCCTTCTCAATGGTAGCATATCTGCTAATATAGCAAACTTGACCAATTTGTCACACCTAGATTTAGGAGGAAATAATCTAGAAGGCAAAATTCCCCAAGAAATTGGGATGTTGAGGAACTTAGAGTATCTAGGAATTGCAGAAAATTCTCTTGTGACAGGATCAATTCCAAAGGAGATTGGAATGTTAACAAACCTGAGGTTCCTTGATTTGTCATATTGTCCTCTCTCTGGCACTATCCCTTCAGAAATTGGAAAATTGACCCATTTGACTTTTCTTCAATTCATTCAAAACAACCTCTTTGGTCCAATTCCACCCTCCATTTTGAACTTGACTAACTTGACTAACCTTTTACTTTCCACCAATAATTTTTCTGGTCCAATCCCAAGTTCAGTTGGGAAATTGGTTAATCTTGAAATGCTTGATCTGTCTCAAACTCAAATGTCTGGTCCTATTCCTGATTCTATTGGAAACTTGACAAAGCTCACCACATTGTACTTGTACCAAAGCAAATTCTCAGGACAAATTCCTTCAACTATAGGGAACTTGGTCAATttgaatgttcttgtccttgcagAGAACAATTTCTCTGGTCCTATTCCTTCAACTTTAGGTAACTTAATTAGGCTCACTGATCTTCAGTTGGCCACAAACAAGTTCAATGGTAGCATTCCAGAGGAGATGAATAATGTCATAAACTTGGGCAATTTGCAGCTATCTGAGAACAATTTTGTTGGTAGTTTGCCATCACAAATATGCTTAGGTGGTGCATTAACCAACTTCAGTGCTGATCATAACAATTTCACTGGTCCAGTACCAAGAACCTTGAAGAATTGCTCTAGTATCCTTAGAATAAGGCTTGATTCAAACCACATTGAAGGTAACATAACAGAAGATTTTGGTGTATATCCAAATTTGGACTACATCAATCTCAGTGGCAACAAGTTTTATGGCCACATTTCTCCAAACTGGGGAAAATGTCCTAAACTTACTAGTCTTATAATTGGAAGCAACAATGTCACTGGTGTTATACCATTGGAACTTGTTGAGGCAACCAATTTAGGTATGCTCGATCTTTCGTCGAATCAATTGGTTGGAAAAGTTCCCAAGGAACTTGGCAAGTTGAAGAAACTAGTCCAAGTCAAAATTGGCAACAACCTTCTTTCAGGAAACATTCCAACAGAAATTGGACAGCTTCAGAGTCTTGAGATCTTGAATCTTGGAGGAAACAAGTTGAATGGCGCTATACCAAAAGCAGTTGTGGAGTTACAGAAGCTAAGGGAGCTGAATTTGAGCAAGAACAAGCTTGGTGGAAGCATTCCCTCTGTGTTTGGCCAATCAATGGTATCTCTCGATCTCAGTGGAAATTCATTGGATGGAACAATACCAACAAGCCTTGGAGGGTTGCAACACTTGCAAGTGTTAGATTTGTCACATAACAATCTTTCAGGTACTATTCCATCAAAATTCAGCCTGACATTGGAATATGTGAACATGTCAGATAACCAGCTAGAAGGGCCAATTCCAAATTTTCCTGCTTTTCTCAATGCTAGTTCATTCAAGAACAACAAAGGTTTGTGTGGGAATATCAAAGGATTGGTTCAATGCTCAACCAACCTCAAAAAGAGCAGCAAAAAACACATCTTATTGTTGGTATTAATCATTACTTTGGTGAGTCTAGCAATGGTTCTTTGTGGGGTTGGAATTGCAATGTACTTTCTTTGTAGAAGTAAAAGGAAATTGAGAAACCAAAGTGAAGTCCAAGCCAAAGAAGGAAGAGTTGAACCACACTTTACAATATGGAGCTATGATGGGAAAATCATGTTTGAGAACATCATTGATGCTACTAAGAATTTTGATGATTACTATCTCACTGGTGTTGGAAGCCAAGGACATGTTTACAAAGCTGAATTGCCTTCAGGACAAGTTGTTGCTGTGAAGAAGCTTCATAATGTGGTAGTAACTGATGGAGAAGTTTCAACAACAAAGGCTTTTACAACTGAAGTTCAAGCATTGACACAGATAAAGCACAGGAACATCATAAAGCTCTATGGATTCTGTTCACATTCACAGTTCTCATTTCTTGTTTATGAGTTCTTGGATGGTGGAAGCTTGGATCAAATACTGAGCAATGAGACACATGCTGCTGAATTTGATTGGGAGAAGAGGGTGAATGTTGTTAAGGGCGTCGCGAATGCTTTGTCTTACATGCATCATGATTGTTCGCCTTCTATAATTCATCGCGATATTTCGAGCAAGAATGTCCTGTTGGATTCAGAGTATGAAGCTCATGTTTCAGATTTTGGGACTGCTAAGTTTCTCAAGCCTGGTTCATATTGTTGGACAACATTTGCTGGTACTTTTGGCTATGCTGCTCCAG AACTTGCACAAACTATGGAAGTGAATGAGAAATGTGATGTGTATAGTTTTGGAGTACTAGCTTTGGAGATTATCATGGGAAAGCACCCTGGAGATCTCATTTCATCATTAATGTCAGCATCCACAGCACCAATAGTCAATGATTTGTTACTAATTGATATCTTGGATCAAAGGCTTCCTCAACCCAACCCCAAGAGTTCAATTGTTGAGGAGGTGATCTTGGTTGCAAGGTTGGCATTTTCTTGCTTGACAACAAGCCCACGTTCTCGTCCAACAATGGATCAAGTTTCAAAGGCCCTTGTAATAGGAAGATCAACTTTGGTGGACCAATTTCCAATGATCAGAGTTGGACAACAACACTGA